From one Amycolatopsis sp. FDAARGOS 1241 genomic stretch:
- a CDS encoding GNAT family N-acetyltransferase, producing the protein MRIEDLATRPDLRRPALELGVVGGEFLRHDVVGDLAASARLAARWPEFFLVLLENDVPVARAAAIPVAFPTDERPGLPDHGWDGALLWAAQDVLDGREPTTLVALEVTVAERARGRGVAALALTELRNRARNAGLARLVVPVRPTGKANHPFESIEDYVARRDERDRPVDPWLRNHERLGAQTVKIAPFAMTVTGTLEQWEQWTGVRLGDGRTAVPGGIAPVLASVAQDLGVYVEPNVWVEHPL; encoded by the coding sequence ATGCGCATCGAGGATCTCGCCACTCGCCCGGACCTGCGCCGGCCCGCGCTGGAGCTCGGCGTGGTCGGCGGCGAGTTCCTGCGGCACGACGTGGTGGGCGACCTGGCGGCGTCCGCGCGGCTCGCGGCGCGGTGGCCGGAGTTCTTCCTGGTGTTGCTGGAAAACGACGTCCCGGTGGCGCGTGCGGCGGCGATCCCCGTGGCGTTCCCGACGGACGAACGCCCCGGCCTGCCGGACCACGGCTGGGACGGCGCGTTGCTGTGGGCGGCGCAGGACGTGCTGGATGGGCGTGAGCCGACCACGCTGGTGGCGCTGGAGGTGACCGTCGCGGAGCGGGCGCGTGGACGAGGTGTGGCAGCGCTGGCGTTGACGGAGCTGAGGAACCGCGCACGAAACGCGGGCCTCGCGCGGCTCGTGGTACCCGTGCGGCCGACGGGCAAGGCGAACCACCCGTTCGAGTCCATTGAGGACTACGTGGCCCGCCGCGACGAGCGGGACCGGCCGGTGGATCCGTGGCTGCGCAACCACGAGCGGCTGGGCGCGCAGACGGTGAAGATCGCGCCGTTCGCGATGACCGTCACGGGCACGCTCGAGCAGTGGGAGCAGTGGACGGGTGTTCGGCTCGGCGACGGCCGCACGGCGGTGCCCGGCGGGATCGCGCCCGTGCTGGCGTCGGTGGCGCAAGACCTGGGCGTGTACGTCGAACCGAACGTGTGGGTGGAGCACCCGCTCTGA
- a CDS encoding DUF2786 domain-containing protein gives MPAHDTQLERIRKLLAKAEDPAVTAEEAELYNTKAAELIARYGVDNAMLAATGHGTDDITVLTIPIDNPYSRDKASLLTNIAYPLRCRTLLHRVGQGVESVTVFGFKSDLGRVELLFTSLLLQASTQLTRVRPDARIFRESLAAYRRTWLHGFARAVHERLVRAETTAAREHPGSGRHSAELVVRDRTALVQTAFDREYGDLRAAGPRRLSGSGYREGHQAGTRATLDPAALTRRRQALPVR, from the coding sequence ATGCCCGCCCACGACACGCAGCTGGAGCGCATCCGCAAGCTGCTCGCCAAGGCCGAAGACCCGGCGGTGACCGCGGAAGAAGCCGAGCTGTACAACACGAAGGCGGCCGAGCTGATCGCCCGCTACGGCGTCGACAACGCGATGCTGGCCGCCACCGGGCACGGCACCGACGACATCACGGTGCTGACGATCCCCATCGACAACCCGTACAGCCGTGACAAGGCGAGCCTGCTCACGAACATCGCGTACCCGTTGCGCTGCCGCACGCTGCTGCACCGGGTCGGCCAGGGCGTCGAGTCGGTCACGGTGTTCGGGTTCAAGTCCGACCTCGGGCGGGTCGAGTTGCTGTTCACGAGCCTCCTGCTGCAGGCGAGCACCCAGCTCACGCGCGTCCGGCCCGACGCGCGGATCTTCCGCGAATCGCTCGCCGCCTACCGGCGCACGTGGCTGCACGGCTTCGCGCGCGCCGTCCACGAACGGCTGGTGCGCGCGGAGACGACCGCCGCGCGCGAGCACCCGGGCTCCGGGCGGCACTCGGCGGAACTCGTGGTGCGCGACCGCACGGCCCTCGTGCAGACCGCTTTCGACCGCGAGTACGGCGACCTGCGCGCGGCGGGCCCCCGGCGGCTCTCGGGATCGGGATACCGCGAGGGCCACCAGGCGGGCACGCGAGCGACGCTGGACCCTGCGGCGCTGACACGGCGGAGGCAGGCGTTGCCGGTGCGGTGA